The DNA window GACTGGAGGCTCCATGTTGATCATAGGATCTGCTGCCGGGGTAGCAGCCATGGGAATGGAAAATCTTCAGTTCATGTGGTATTTAAAGCGAATTGGTGGATTGGCGGCTCTAGGTTTTATAGCCGGATCTTTATGGCTGCTTTTGGTTGGAGCATGAGATATGAATTTTTATTTTTACAGAGAACGGTTGATAATTGTACAAAAGTTTTAGTAATAAGAGGGATTTGAAGAACTTTTAGTCAAAAGGATTCAACAGATTGTATTAACCCTGATGAATTTACAATCTACTCCAGTGGTAGTTTGAAAGAGAAGGCAAAATTCAAATCATAACTCAACTAAACTTTAATAGTACCTTCAAAAAGGAGTTGCTTTTTGGTAATAGACAATCATATTTTCTAAGCAATTTCGTCCAATTAATTTTTTTTTAAAATCACCACCCTTTCCTTATAGGAAAAGAAGGAAGGTTAATGCTTAAATTTAAAAATCAATTAAATAAACAAAATGGGTTATGGAATTCTATAAATAATATGAATGGTTGTCATATTGACCCATGACTTTGATCATGTTTATGTTTATAAGTTGGACATACCTTAGGATTTCATTCAATTATCTGGTTTTTGAGTGTTATTCGTAAATTATAAAAACAAAAATATGAAACTGTTTAAAAGTCTAAATTTCTGGGTGGTTTCCACCATTTTGCTCCTGATTGGGTACGCGATTAGTTGTACAAAAACCGATCAGGTATTGGATTCAGGGGCTACGTCTACGAACGAGTTGCTTTCTTTAAAAACTTCCACGGCGCCTTCCATTGACGGATCGATAGATGCTTCATGGGAGAAGGCGACGAAGTTAAATTTCACTGCTACGGTGCCAGATCCGGGCAATAACCTTTTTAGTGGGTATATCAATGAAGGTTATAAAGGGACTCTTCGTTCGATGTATGATAATGATTATATTTATTTTTTGGCAGAGATAGTGGACGCTGAAAAAAGTGTAAAATCAGCACCCTGGTATTTTAATCCCACTACTAAGAGATGGGCACAAGAGCCAACCGCAAGAACCTTTAATTCAAGTGGTGTATTGACACGTGAGGGATGGGGAGAAGACAAGTTGGCATTTCTATGGAACATAGACAACTCTACTGCAAAGTTTAACTCACAAACTTGTTACGCCAGTTGTCATGTTTTCACACCATATGTAGACTATTCTGTTACACCTGCAGTTCCAAAATCAAATGCCAGTAGTGGTAACCATTACACCAATGGGGTAAATGAAAAATTGGACCAATGGTGGTTGCATCCTAACAGAGGTTTTTTCTTTGACAACATGGATGATAATTATCAAGATTGGGCTGGAGGTCCTGCAGTAACAAATTTAGTAGGAGGATCAGGGAATGGTAGACATTTTGATGATTTAGTAGTGTCAGGGGCTTCAACAACTTGGCCATTTGCCCCAAGCTATACCTCCGATGCAACTCAAGGATCTTTTAACAATAGACAAAATTTGAAGTTGGATGATACCGGTTCCGTTGTCACAGTTCCTTTATGGGTAGTGCCAAATGAGAGCAATTATGATTTCATAAAGGGTACTGACACTTTATCAGGAGGGAGAGCTGTAAAAATTACCAGTGTTAGTTCAACAGGAGTATTGACTTATGCAGGTGGCACAATAGACCCAGGTGTAGGAACAGATTATCAAAGAATAGGAGATCCAGTGACCGGTGGAATTGGGGCAAAAAGTATTCCTGGGGTGATCATTACTCCGGTGTTAAGAGGTAGAGCAGACATTAATTGTGTTTCCATTTTTACAGGATCTGGTTGGATTTATGAGTTTAAAAGACTCTTAAAAACAAGTGATGTTTTGAAACAAGACATTGATTTTACCAAAGGAAAAGATGGAGATCAATTGGTTGACCAACCTTTTGGAGTAGCTATTTTCAACAAATCAAATTATCAACATGCAATTAAGCCAAATTTGCTTTTGAAATTTGAAAAGTAGTTTTCAACTGTTCGCTTAATTTTAAAAACAAAAACATGTCAAAAAGTAGAATAGTTCTATCCTTTGGGGTCGTAGCTTTCATCGCTTGTTGTCTGCCCGGATGTTATAAAGTGACCACTTTCATTGAAAATAATGGGACTGAAGTTACAGAGGTGGTTAGTTTGACCAAGGATATTCAGCCTGTTTTCAATAACAGCTGCGGTATTAGCGGTTGTCACAATTCTGGTGGCATCAAACCAAACCTTTCAGAGGGCAATTCATATAATTCCATTGCAAATGGAGGCTATTTGAACATTGGTTCTCCCGAGGCAAGTGTCCTGTATCTTTGGTTGGCCGGTAAGGGTTCTACCCCAATGCCTCCTTCCGGAACTCAGAACCCTTCAAATATCAATCAACTTGTATTAGCCTGGATCAAACAAGGCGCTAACAACAATTAAACTATTATGAAAAACTATCAATATTATTCATCAAAAATCATGCAAACAAGCCGTGTATTAATGCTGGTCTTGTTATGTTTTTCCTTGAAGGCTCAGGAAGAGACTCAAGGAATGGAGCCAGGAAGCCAAAAAGCAAAACTGGTAAAAAATACTTTTGAAAGCAATTGGATATTAGACAATCAAAGTGTGATGGTTCCCATTAAGGGTACTTTAGAAATGGATATACAACATCGATTTGGTGTGGTAAACAACGGGTATGATGATTTTTATGGAGTCTTTGCGCCTTCAAATATCCGGCTTGGTTTCAGTTATACTTTTATTGAGAATTTACAATTGGGATTTGGTCTGACAAAGGAAAGACTCCAGTGGGATTTCAATGCAAAGTATGCCTTGTTTAGGCAAGCTGAATCAGGAGGTTGGCCGTTTAGTTTGACTTATTTTGGAAATTTCGTGGTGGATACCAGAGGAAAAGAAAATTTTGTCACAGGTACAGACCGTCTTTCCTATTTCAATCAACTGATTTTTGCCCGCAAACTAACGGATCGAATTTCTATCCAAGTTGCACCCAGTCTTTCCCATTTCAACAATGTGGAAGGGTATAAAGATGCAGAAGGGAATATTCAAAAAAAGTTGGAGAACGATCATTTTGCCATTGCTTTTAGTGGAAGATTCAAATTGACAGAAAGCATGAGCATTTTGTTAAATTATGATCAGCCATTGACTACCCATCCTTTGAACAATCCTCATCCAAACATCAATTTTGGGTTAGAGTTTGTGACAAGTGCGCATGCATTTGAAGTGTTTGCAGGAAATTATTATGGTATCGTTCCTCAGAGTAATAATTTATTCAACAAGAATGATTACACCGAGGGAGATTTTCTGATCGGATTTAATATTACTCGCTTGTGGAATTATTAATTGGAGTTTTGCTAAAATTATCCTGTAAATGATTTCTACTGATCTTAATCTGAAGTAAATATTTGGGAGAATTAAATATTTTAATTTAGCTGAACTTAAAGAACAGAAATCCAATATACAGTTTTCATAAGAAAGTTTAAAATGGAATTGCGGAAGGTGCCAGTTGTGCCTTCCGTAATTTTTTAGTGATTAGGAGTTGGTCAAGTATAGGATATGTTAAAAATCAATTTATTTCTGTTTTTTTCGATTTAAGTTCTAATTTTAGGTTCACAATTATAAAAATTGATTCATGGCATTTAAAAATCCATTTCAACTTAAGACAGGATCCAGTCCATTATTGAGGGAGTCAGTACTGACCAATCAAGACAATCTGGGAGATGTAATTGGTACAGAGCGCATGACTGTCAGTGGGGCAATCAACAGATCACTGATACTTGGATTTATTTTAGTGGTTACCTCCTGCATTTCATATGTAATGCCCAGCACTATTTTTTTGTGGATAGGAATTATCGGGGGGTTGATTTGTGTGATTGCAGCGGCATTTAAAACACAATGGTCTCCCATTTTGGCACCTTTATACGTGGCCTTTGAGGGACTTTTTGTTGGCGCGGTATCGTTTATGTATGCCAGTTTGTTTAATGGAATAGTTTTTCAGGCAGTGTCGCTTACGCTGGCTGTATTTTTTCTGATGTTATTTCTGTACAAGTCAGGAATCATAAAAGTGAATGATACATTCAGATCGGTTATCATTGGTGCTACCGGGGCGATTGCTTTGGTTTATTTGGTGTCGATAGTGCTTGGATTTTTTAATATACAAGTCCCTTTTATTTTTGGCAACGGTTTATTTGGAATTGGCTTCAGTGTTTTGGTCGTAGGCATTGCAGCATTTAACCTTATGCTGGACTTTGACTTTTTTGACAAGGGAGAATCAGCAGGTCTTCCGAAATACATGGAATGGTATGCTGCCATGGGACTTTGGGTGACTCTGATTTGGTTGTATCTGGAGATGCTCAGGCTGTTGTCCAAATTGTCCAGTAGGGATTAAATAGTTTCTGTAAAACCGGAACATTTTGTAGAAATTACTTACCAACAGATTTTAGTTACGGTTCTGTAATTTGTCTAAAAATTCTTCCAGCCGATCAAAGTCGTAAATGCCGGTATGTTCTTCTTTTCCCGGGTTAAAAATCCAGCCCAATGCCTTTTCCGGAAATGAATCTTGACCGTTAGAGACCGTAACCAAAGTTTGTGGCAACTCTTTTTCCTCTATGCGGTTCAGCAAGGAGTCATTGGTCAAAAAATGAACAGACATTTTGCTTCCATCTTCAATTTTAGGAATGGAGCCGGCATTAAGATTGAATGGTTCACAATTCAATAAAAGACCATCAAAAATCTGAAGAAATTCATACACAGCTTTCTTCTCTTCATCAACTGTGACGCCTATAATTCCGGGACCTTCCGTCCATTCTCTGAGTTGATTTACCAGCTTGTTTGCTTCCAGTTGGTTCATGCTGTCCAGATCCAGTGCCAGGAAATCAATTTCCCGGGCAGCAAGATACCGTGCGATGGTGAGGTCGGATACCGGAAATGCAATCAGCAGTTTTTTCATGATTTAAAAAAGACTTTTGGATAAATCGGGTGCGCTTACTTTAAAACTTTTTCTATGATGATGAGAAGGGCCGTGTAAGAGGATCATGTTGCGGTGGAATTTTGTGGGATAAGCTTTATTTTGATTCCAGCCATACACAGGAAATTCTTCATGAAGCCTGATCATCATATCATCTCTGCTGGTTTTGGCGAGAATTGAAGCGGCAGCAATTGATTGATACAAGCTGTCACCTTTGATGATGGCAAGTTGTGCGATGTGTAGTATGGGTATGGTTTTGTTGCCATCCACGAGGATAAATTCAGGTTTGGGATTTAATTGCAAGACACAATTTGCCATGGCCTGCAGACTGGCCCGAAGAATGTTGAGCCGGTCAATTTCCCCGGGTGAAAGATCGCAAATAGCATAGGCCAATGCCTTCTCTAAAATTTCGTCCCTGAGTTCTCTGCGATGGAGATCAGACAATTGTTTACTGTCATTGAGTCCTTTAATTGGCTTGTCCGGATCAAGCATTACGGCTGCTGCAACGACCGGTCCGGCAAGGCATCCCCTGCCCGCTTCGTCACATCCGGCTTCATATACATTTTTTTTATAATATGATTTGAGTTTCACTTGTCTTTGTTCCCGAATTTTATATCTTTGTGCCCGTAAAATTACGTGTATTCCATGAGGTCTCAATTATACCGGTTGCTATTGTTTGTTTTTGTTTTACCCACACTTAGCTTCGGTCAGCACGACTGGCATAAAATTAAGATCTCACTTGATGGAAAAACCATGCGTGATCTTCAACAAACCGGGCTTGCTTTCGATCATGGGCAGTATGTGCCAGGCGTAAGTTTTACCGGGGATTTCAGCCATTTAGAAATGGAGAAACTGGAATCCTCAGGATTTAAGTTCGAAATTGTTGCCAATAAAATATTAATTCAACCCAGGACTCCGGTGAGTTGTGATTCTATTCCCGATGGGGGCCCACTTTTCAAATTACCCAGTAATTATCCTTACGGCTCCATGAACGGATTTCCCAATTTGAATGAGTTGTATGAATCCCTTGATCTGATGCAGGAGTTATATCCTAATCTGATCACTGTGCGTAAATCAGTTGGCAATTTCAGGACCGAAGAGGGAAATCTGATTTATTACGTTAAGATTTCTGATAATCCTGATTTGGATGAATCCGAGCCGGAGATTCTTTATACAGCGCTTCACCATGCCCGCGAGCCGGTGAGTATGTCTCAAATGCTTTATTTTATGTGGCATTTGCTGGAGAATTACGGACAGGATGCAGAGATTACCAAGTTGGTAAATTCAAGGGCCATGTATTTTGTCCCTTGCGTAAATCCGGACGGATATTTGTACAATCAAAAAACCAATCCGGCCGGTCAGGGATTTTGGCGTAAGAACCGTAAGGAAGATACAGACGGAGTAGGGGTAGACCTTAACCGGAATTATGGGTATCAATGGGGATACAATGACAATGGTTCATCTCCACAATGGGGCTCTGAAACCTTTAGAGGTGAGAATGCATTTTCAGAGATCGAAACAAAGGCTATGCGTCAATTTTGCATAGATCATGAGTTTCAGATTGCTTTGAATTATCATTCTCATGGTGATTTGTTAATCATTCCCTGGGGATATTCAAGCTTGAATACTGTAGATTCCAGCCTGTTTTCTGCAATGGCCACTCAGTATACCCGCTACAATCGGTTCAGGGTAGGATCTTCCTACAGTACTTTGAATTATGAGGTGAATGGGGTAAGCGATGACTGGATGTATGGAGATGTGGTTTCCAAGAATAAAATTTTTGCTTTTACACCTGAAGTTGGTTATAATTTCTGGCCTGAAAGAAAAGACATACTCAAGATCAATCAGAGTACGCAATTCATGAACAAGATGGCTGCCTGGAATGCTGGTGCCTG is part of the Candidatus Vicinibacter affinis genome and encodes:
- a CDS encoding Bax inhibitor-1/YccA family protein codes for the protein MAFKNPFQLKTGSSPLLRESVLTNQDNLGDVIGTERMTVSGAINRSLILGFILVVTSCISYVMPSTIFLWIGIIGGLICVIAAAFKTQWSPILAPLYVAFEGLFVGAVSFMYASLFNGIVFQAVSLTLAVFFLMLFLYKSGIIKVNDTFRSVIIGATGAIALVYLVSIVLGFFNIQVPFIFGNGLFGIGFSVLVVGIAAFNLMLDFDFFDKGESAGLPKYMEWYAAMGLWVTLIWLYLEMLRLLSKLSSRD
- a CDS encoding ribonuclease HII, with protein sequence MKLKSYYKKNVYEAGCDEAGRGCLAGPVVAAAVMLDPDKPIKGLNDSKQLSDLHRRELRDEILEKALAYAICDLSPGEIDRLNILRASLQAMANCVLQLNPKPEFILVDGNKTIPILHIAQLAIIKGDSLYQSIAAASILAKTSRDDMMIRLHEEFPVYGWNQNKAYPTKFHRNMILLHGPSHHHRKSFKVSAPDLSKSLF
- a CDS encoding immune inhibitor A is translated as MRSQLYRLLLFVFVLPTLSFGQHDWHKIKISLDGKTMRDLQQTGLAFDHGQYVPGVSFTGDFSHLEMEKLESSGFKFEIVANKILIQPRTPVSCDSIPDGGPLFKLPSNYPYGSMNGFPNLNELYESLDLMQELYPNLITVRKSVGNFRTEEGNLIYYVKISDNPDLDESEPEILYTALHHAREPVSMSQMLYFMWHLLENYGQDAEITKLVNSRAMYFVPCVNPDGYLYNQKTNPAGQGFWRKNRKEDTDGVGVDLNRNYGYQWGYNDNGSSPQWGSETFRGENAFSEIETKAMRQFCIDHEFQIALNYHSHGDLLIIPWGYSSLNTVDSSLFSAMATQYTRYNRFRVGSSYSTLNYEVNGVSDDWMYGDVVSKNKIFAFTPEVGYNFWPERKDILKINQSTQFMNKMAAWNAGACAEMKDHSPEVLAVDQGSLNVFVQRTGVAQAAINVVCTSDHPNHVFMQNVIPFVLEAGAGHMVAIEYTLGPGLSKGEVINFTIKLTTGDFEQTIQLRKVYWGVPVWEEKCLDQNQWMSPNNNPLLTTTESYTSAPSCFTDSPNKKLSPGKEYRIRTALPLDLRSAASAYLSLQAKWDLNPESDFAQVQISTDGISYEPICGKYTVRGGNFQDLDNPVYSGTQKNWIAEWIDLKKYVGRSIYLQIFVNTNYSEIPYDGFYIDDIKLFTSFYTGSKETQQKLMSVYPQPAHEYLEIRSEEALPASLNLSQLDGRTLEIPVKQLGAGHWRMNLSGLQPGIYMLHYLNAQGHQEVQKISIQ